CGTTATTGGGTGTGGAGTGAAGATGAAGTTAGCTTGCTAAACGATATTAATGTGGAGAATAAAGAGGCTACCGAGATAGCCACCATTTATGTACGGCTGCTTAAAACTTTAATCGATGTTTTTGGTATTGTTATTAACAACGATTTAAACTCTATCATGAAGAAATTAGCCAGTTTAGCTTTGCTTATTGCCATTCCCACCAGCATAGCCAGCATTTATGGTATGAATGTCGATTTACCGATGGAGCACTACGGTTTGGCTTTTCCCATCTTAATGGGTATAGCTTTAAGCCTTACCGGTATCGCCATTTTTATCTTAAGAAAACGTAAATATTTTTAGCCGCTCGCGGCCGTTAAGTAAGAGGTCAATTAATTAAAAATATAAAGATTAAGAACCAGTGATGTTATGGAAAAAGTTATAACTATTACCAAAATAGTTTTTAAAATTTTAGCAAATGATTTATGTAAGGAGGATTGGGGAGGGAAGAAAATGACCATAAATAAAGACAAACCAGCAAGCGGGGTTACAAGTGAAACAACAAGCCCTAATAAAAATCTGGTTACAAGCATAAATTCCGGTACATCTATAAGCGCAAAAAGTTCAAACAACGTTGAAGCTATGACTGTCGCTGCAATGGTAATAATTGATAAAATAAGAAACTTTTTCATAAAAATATCACTTATACATTAGCAAAAATTATTGCTGCAAATTTGTAGGCCAGCCATTAATTCCGCCGGTATCGTAAACACGGGTATAGCCAAGATTCTTTAAAGTACGCGCTGCCTGTGCCGATCTATTGCCAGAGGCGCAGTAAATAAAGATAGCTTTATCTTTATGCGGTAGTTCATTTTCAGCACGGCCGGCCAGCTCATTAAGAGGGATAACGCTAGCGCCTCTAAGATGTCTTTGGTTAAATTCGGCTAAAGAGCGCACATCAAGTAAGATAAAATTATCATCGCCTAATTGGTTCA
The Spirochaetaceae bacterium genome window above contains:
- a CDS encoding rhodanese-like domain-containing protein; protein product: MFKFIGSNGFLLVIVLLVFAFWLFRAVSNAGGRTSPEAALQIMNQLGDDNFILLDVRSLAEFNQRHLRGASVIPLNELAGRAENELPHKDKAIFIYCASGNRSAQAARTLKNLGYTRVYDTGGINGWPTNLQQ